The Arcobacter arenosus genome has a window encoding:
- the clpA gene encoding ATP-dependent Clp protease ATP-binding subunit ClpA — MISKELRNIFAQAVSYAKKSRHEYLTIEHIFLMLIHDEVIENLFNDLGLDQNKIFNDIKRHIDENTPIYPENVEDEPIETITLTSIIENMVASAQASGRRNASVEDMFVAILKDEKSYATFILKSAGVERVDILEEISHKEDDLEEGEIGSKPGFEKENKVLDKNSTELVALAHKGEIDPVIGRVNEIQRVIQILGRRKKNNPILVGEPGVGKTAIAEGLALEIANKRVPEFLENAKVFSLDMGSMVAGTKYRGDFEKKLKSLLKEVSAIPNAILFIDEIHTIVGAGSVSGSAMDASNILKPMLANGKLKCIGATTFAEFRNDFSKDKALSRRFAKVDIDEPSLEDAVAILEGLKPKYEEYHSVKYNKTAIEMAVELSKKYITDRFLPDSAIDVIDEVGASKKIQYSSINKSNIKITQKDVEDTVARMAHIPSKAATKSDVSLLKNLEKNMQKRVFGQDGAISTIVQSIKRNKAGLNIDKKPIGSFLFTGPTGVGKTEVAKELSNQLGIHFERFDMSEYMEAHTISRLIGAPAGYVGFENGGLLTEAIRKHPHCVLLLDEIEKAHPDLMSILLQVMDNAELTDNSGNKADFQNVILIMTSNLGASEANVMGFAKDDSLNENKAVNKFFAPEFRNRLDAMVSFTSLSPDIVSQVAGKFIEDLEKQLVNKKIKISITSKAKNELARLGYDKAMGARPLGRVISEKIKNVLTDEILFGKLKKGGQVKIDFVKEEFKFTYKPLEAVAQ; from the coding sequence ATGATTAGTAAAGAATTAAGAAATATATTTGCACAAGCTGTAAGCTATGCAAAAAAAAGTAGACATGAATATTTAACTATAGAACATATTTTTTTAATGTTGATTCATGATGAGGTTATTGAAAATCTATTTAATGATTTAGGACTTGATCAAAATAAAATATTCAATGATATAAAAAGACATATTGATGAAAACACACCAATATATCCTGAAAATGTTGAAGATGAGCCAATAGAAACTATTACTTTAACTTCAATTATTGAGAATATGGTTGCAAGTGCACAAGCAAGTGGAAGAAGAAATGCAAGTGTTGAAGATATGTTTGTGGCTATTTTAAAAGATGAAAAATCATATGCAACTTTTATTTTAAAATCGGCAGGAGTTGAAAGGGTTGATATCCTTGAAGAAATCTCACATAAAGAAGATGATTTAGAAGAGGGTGAAATTGGCTCTAAACCAGGATTTGAAAAAGAGAATAAAGTATTAGATAAAAACTCAACTGAATTAGTGGCTCTTGCACATAAAGGTGAAATTGACCCTGTTATTGGAAGAGTAAATGAGATTCAAAGAGTTATCCAAATTTTAGGAAGAAGAAAGAAAAACAATCCAATTTTAGTGGGTGAACCTGGTGTTGGGAAAACAGCAATTGCAGAAGGATTAGCATTAGAAATAGCAAACAAAAGAGTACCAGAGTTTTTAGAAAATGCAAAAGTATTTTCTTTGGATATGGGTTCAATGGTTGCAGGGACTAAATATAGAGGAGATTTTGAGAAAAAATTAAAATCTTTACTAAAAGAGGTAAGTGCTATTCCTAATGCAATTTTATTTATTGATGAAATTCATACAATTGTTGGAGCAGGAAGTGTAAGTGGAAGTGCAATGGATGCTTCAAATATCTTAAAACCAATGCTTGCAAATGGAAAATTAAAATGTATAGGTGCTACAACATTTGCTGAGTTTAGAAACGATTTTTCTAAAGATAAAGCTTTATCAAGAAGATTTGCAAAAGTTGATATAGATGAGCCATCATTAGAAGATGCAGTTGCTATTTTAGAAGGTTTAAAACCAAAATATGAAGAGTATCATAGTGTAAAATATAACAAAACAGCAATTGAAATGGCAGTTGAACTTAGTAAAAAATATATCACTGATAGATTTTTACCTGATAGTGCCATAGATGTTATTGATGAGGTTGGAGCTAGTAAAAAAATTCAATATTCAAGTATAAATAAAAGTAATATAAAGATTACTCAAAAAGATGTTGAAGATACAGTTGCTAGAATGGCACATATCCCATCAAAAGCTGCAACTAAATCTGATGTATCATTACTTAAAAATCTTGAGAAAAATATGCAAAAAAGAGTATTTGGTCAAGATGGTGCTATTAGTACTATTGTTCAATCTATCAAAAGAAATAAAGCTGGACTTAATATTGATAAAAAACCAATTGGAAGTTTCCTTTTTACAGGACCTACTGGTGTTGGTAAAACAGAAGTTGCAAAAGAGTTATCTAATCAATTAGGAATCCATTTTGAGAGATTTGATATGAGTGAATATATGGAAGCTCACACAATTTCAAGATTAATTGGAGCTCCTGCAGGATATGTTGGATTTGAAAATGGTGGATTATTAACTGAAGCTATTAGAAAACATCCACATTGTGTTTTACTTTTAGATGAGATTGAAAAAGCACATCCTGATTTAATGTCAATTTTACTTCAAGTAATGGATAATGCAGAATTAACTGATAATAGTGGTAATAAAGCAGATTTCCAAAATGTTATTTTGATAATGACATCAAATTTAGGTGCAAGTGAAGCAAATGTTATGGGGTTTGCTAAAGATGATTCATTAAATGAAAATAAAGCTGTAAACAAATTCTTTGCTCCAGAGTTTAGAAATAGACTTGATGCAATGGTTAGCTTTACATCATTAAGTCCAGATATTGTTTCTCAAGTAGCAGGTAAATTTATAGAAGACTTAGAAAAACAATTAGTTAATAAAAAAATCAAGATTTCTATTACTTCTAAGGCTAAAAATGAGCTTGCTAGATTAGGTTATGATAAAGCAATGGGAGCTAGACCATTAGGAAGAGTTATCTCAGAAAAAATTAAAAATGTTCTTACTGATGAGATTTTATTTGGGAAACTTAAAAAAGGTGGTCAAGTTAAAATTGATTTTGTTAAAGAGGAATTTAAATTTACATATAAGCCTTTAGAAGCTGTAGCACAATAG
- the clpS gene encoding ATP-dependent Clp protease adapter ClpS produces the protein MANELEIELDSNLEVAEPKKFKVLLLNDDYSTMDFVIDVLTKIFRKTVDQATQIMLNIHNNGKEVCGIYTHEIASTKVAQVKTLAREKGFPLKAIMEEE, from the coding sequence TTGGCAAACGAATTAGAAATTGAATTAGATAGTAATTTAGAAGTAGCAGAACCAAAAAAATTTAAGGTTTTATTGTTGAATGATGATTATTCGACTATGGATTTTGTTATTGATGTATTAACAAAAATTTTTAGAAAAACAGTTGACCAAGCTACTCAAATAATGCTAAATATTCATAACAATGGCAAAGAAGTATGTGGTATTTATACCCATGAGATTGCCTCTACAAAAGTAGCTCAGGTTAAAACATTGGCTAGAGAAAAGGGTTTTCCTTTAAAAGCTATCATGGAAGAAGAGTAA
- the bioD gene encoding dethiobiotin synthase: MILFISATNTDVGKTYACEKILKHYSNKGLKVGYFKPCETGVVNNTPLDGTKMLDLVKKLNPDFDLDIKDVVPYQFELPAAPYVAKKDSDININFLKKQVTFLKSICDVLVIEGAGGLMVPIKKDLFIIDLIKEFNAKAVLISPSKLGCINDTLLSIEALKNRNINFDWYINLYEDKDSFDEVSRPFLEDYFKELKFLEDLD; encoded by the coding sequence ATGATTTTATTTATTAGTGCAACAAATACAGATGTGGGTAAAACCTATGCATGTGAAAAAATTCTAAAACATTATTCAAACAAAGGTTTAAAGGTTGGATATTTTAAACCCTGTGAAACAGGTGTAGTTAATAACACACCTCTTGATGGAACAAAAATGCTTGATTTAGTAAAAAAGCTTAATCCAGATTTTGATTTAGATATCAAAGATGTTGTTCCTTATCAATTTGAACTACCAGCAGCACCCTATGTTGCAAAAAAAGATTCTGATATAAATATAAACTTTTTAAAAAAACAAGTTACTTTTTTAAAATCTATTTGTGATGTATTAGTGATTGAAGGAGCTGGGGGCTTAATGGTTCCAATTAAAAAAGATTTGTTTATAATTGATTTGATTAAAGAATTTAATGCAAAAGCTGTATTAATAAGCCCATCTAAACTTGGTTGTATAAATGACACCCTACTTTCAATTGAAGCTTTAAAAAATAGAAATATCAATTTTGATTGGTATATAAATCTTTATGAAGATAAAGATAGTTTTGATGAAGTAAGTAGACCTTTTTTAGAAGATTATTTTAAAGAATTGAAGTTTTTAGAGGATTTAGATTAA
- a CDS encoding MFS transporter: MNYYELLANNPIIRKLTLLQFVAYFGAWFSNVAIYTMLVEFGSSAFAISVVTAMHLLPAVLIAPLSGAIIDRFKIKSLMLVLLSTELIMTTLLLTIDSKDEIWILMILIFIRMGSASMFFSTEMSLLPKLVTGKALQKTNEIHSIIWSFTYAAGMGISGLVVNAYGVKIAIIIDVLFFLAAIIIFLNIDFKVEIIHTKEKISSMIKDGFLYIKNHKIVLHLIILHSSVGLTAFDTLVTLLAKNEYRTIIAVPLAIGITNAIRALALMIGPFFITNKVNKDTLTYIFIFQGVAIILWGILQFNFYYALIAVFLTGFMTTTIWSYTYALLQENVEQKYLGRVISYNDMIFMVSNILTTFFIGIMADLISLELITIFIGTGFFLFAYYYTKIKERI; encoded by the coding sequence TTGAATTATTATGAATTATTAGCGAATAACCCTATTATTAGAAAACTTACACTTTTGCAATTTGTTGCATACTTTGGTGCATGGTTTTCTAATGTAGCAATTTATACCATGCTTGTAGAGTTTGGTTCATCGGCATTTGCTATTTCAGTTGTAACAGCAATGCATCTTCTTCCTGCTGTATTAATAGCTCCCCTTTCAGGTGCAATAATTGATAGATTTAAAATTAAATCTTTAATGTTAGTTCTTTTGTCCACTGAACTTATTATGACAACTTTACTTCTTACCATTGATTCAAAAGATGAGATTTGGATTTTGATGATTCTAATATTTATTAGAATGGGAAGTGCTTCAATGTTTTTTTCCACAGAGATGTCTTTACTTCCAAAATTAGTTACTGGAAAAGCTTTACAAAAAACAAATGAGATACACTCAATAATATGGTCGTTTACTTATGCCGCTGGTATGGGAATAAGTGGTTTAGTTGTAAATGCATATGGTGTTAAAATAGCAATTATTATTGATGTTTTATTTTTTCTAGCTGCGATAATTATATTTTTGAATATTGATTTTAAAGTTGAGATTATTCATACTAAAGAGAAAATTTCATCAATGATAAAAGATGGGTTTTTATATATAAAAAATCATAAAATAGTTTTACATCTGATTATTCTTCATTCATCTGTTGGTTTAACTGCCTTTGACACATTGGTTACTCTTTTAGCAAAAAATGAATATAGAACAATCATTGCTGTTCCTTTAGCAATAGGAATTACAAATGCAATAAGAGCCCTTGCTCTTATGATTGGTCCATTTTTTATAACAAATAAAGTAAATAAAGATACCCTAACATATATTTTTATTTTTCAAGGAGTTGCAATTATTCTTTGGGGAATTTTGCAGTTTAATTTTTATTATGCATTAATAGCAGTTTTTTTAACAGGATTTATGACTACAACTATTTGGTCATACACCTATGCTTTGCTTCAGGAAAATGTTGAACAAAAATATTTAGGAAGAGTTATTTCCTATAATGATATGATTTTTATGGTCTCAAATATTTTAACAACGTTTTTTATAGGTATTATGGCAGATTTAATCTCTTTAGAATTAATTACAATTTTTATAGGTACTGGATTTTTTCTATTTGCATACTATTATACAAAAATAAAAGAGAGGATTTAG
- a CDS encoding molybdopterin-dependent oxidoreductase, with translation MNLNNLNTIACPLDCFDTCEAILDGENIKANKEHPITKSKLCVNFANLLKEDFLENAFINKQKINLDESLDFLIKKLEETEPKKVLYYKGAGNLGVMQSSPKSFFAKYGATLTKGSLCDGAGDEGISLGRGFNINPPIENLIDSDIIIVWGRNLTVTSPHMYNLIKDKTFITIDPVKTKIAKKSEIHFQINPKTDHELALLFTRFAYMEDLEDEEFIQNNSSGAEDFFELAKERPIVSYEATTGISLSDVSKMFELIKGKSVSILLGIGPQKYYEGANIFRAIDSFAAFIGLHNKDKGGVWYLSDSNFGYEKKFQSQTLNKVDLPEVDFSKYDLVFIQGANPVVSAPNTKRVIEGLKNSFVIFFGTTFNDTCEYADVIIPSSNFKTKKDVRLSYGHEFKAISNNIENKNTNTISEYELTKYLFEQFDFEDLISEDEAVNYYKNLNPKRDFHIENFNFLEDLEVDNLYEDKDENQFYLLFGKRKENLNSQFESDNYLYLNSKCGFDEGDEVKASTSFGEANFIVKLDDDIKENCIVLYAGNKKANYLTNYKSDELSSSAVYQEALVRLELL, from the coding sequence TTGAATTTAAATAATTTAAATACAATTGCCTGTCCACTTGACTGTTTTGATACTTGTGAAGCTATTTTAGATGGAGAAAATATTAAAGCAAATAAAGAACACCCAATTACAAAATCAAAATTGTGTGTTAATTTTGCAAATTTATTAAAAGAAGATTTTTTAGAAAATGCTTTTATAAATAAACAAAAAATTAATTTAGATGAATCACTTGATTTTCTAATAAAGAAGTTAGAAGAGACAGAGCCTAAAAAGGTACTTTACTATAAAGGTGCTGGAAATTTAGGAGTTATGCAAAGTTCACCTAAATCTTTTTTTGCAAAATATGGTGCAACACTTACAAAAGGAAGTTTATGCGATGGTGCAGGGGATGAAGGTATCTCTTTAGGTAGAGGTTTTAATATAAATCCACCAATTGAAAACTTAATTGATTCAGATATTATTATTGTTTGGGGAAGAAATCTAACTGTTACTTCTCCCCATATGTATAATCTAATTAAAGATAAAACTTTTATTACTATAGATCCCGTTAAAACGAAAATTGCAAAAAAAAGTGAAATTCATTTTCAAATTAATCCAAAAACTGACCATGAATTAGCACTTTTATTTACTAGATTTGCATATATGGAAGATTTAGAAGATGAAGAGTTTATACAAAATAATTCAAGTGGTGCAGAAGATTTTTTTGAATTAGCAAAAGAAAGACCTATTGTCTCTTATGAGGCTACAACTGGGATTTCATTAAGTGATGTCTCTAAAATGTTTGAATTAATAAAAGGAAAATCAGTTTCTATACTTTTAGGAATTGGTCCACAAAAATATTACGAAGGTGCTAATATTTTTAGGGCAATAGATTCTTTTGCTGCTTTTATAGGTCTTCATAATAAAGATAAGGGTGGAGTTTGGTATTTAAGTGATTCAAATTTTGGATATGAAAAAAAGTTTCAATCGCAAACTTTAAATAAAGTTGATTTACCAGAAGTGGATTTTTCAAAATATGATTTAGTTTTTATCCAAGGTGCTAACCCTGTAGTTTCTGCTCCAAATACAAAAAGAGTTATAGAGGGATTAAAAAATAGTTTTGTTATATTTTTTGGAACAACTTTTAATGATACATGTGAATATGCGGATGTTATTATTCCATCGTCTAATTTTAAAACTAAAAAAGATGTTAGGCTTTCTTATGGTCATGAGTTTAAAGCAATTTCAAATAATATAGAAAATAAAAATACAAATACAATCTCAGAATATGAACTTACAAAATATCTTTTTGAGCAATTTGATTTTGAAGATTTAATCTCTGAAGATGAAGCCGTGAATTACTATAAAAACTTAAATCCTAAAAGAGACTTTCATATAGAAAACTTTAATTTTCTTGAAGATTTAGAAGTTGATAATTTATATGAAGATAAAGATGAAAATCAATTTTATTTACTTTTTGGGAAGAGAAAAGAGAATTTAAATTCACAATTTGAAAGTGACAATTATTTATATTTAAATTCAAAATGTGGTTTTGATGAGGGTGATGAAGTAAAAGCTTCAACATCTTTTGGAGAGGCAAATTTTATTGTTAAACTTGATGATGATATAAAAGAAAATTGTATAGTGTTATATGCTGGAAATAAAAAAGCAAACTACTTAACTAACTACAAAAGTGATGAACTGTCAAGCTCTGCAGTATACCAAGAGGCTTTAGTAAGACTTGAATTATTATGA
- a CDS encoding HlyD family secretion protein has product MKYLLVILVMLGSAFASEYYAKLEPIESFEVKSSVSGKVIFSNSNIEGKKAKNTKVIEIDSYVDRIDLEQSKMKLKAIEEMMKVEEKNYNRLLKVTSKSGYEKDNQKIKVINYQVTKADIEIKIANLKDSIKNKKLVEKNNYIYNIAVKEGTYVTPGTLLYESKDLSKGKLEIFVPIDEIEKIQSKKIYLDGKESSLKINKIFKVADEKHISSYKVEIVIDNPKVFSRLVKVEFK; this is encoded by the coding sequence ATGAAATATTTATTAGTGATATTAGTTATGTTAGGTTCAGCCTTTGCAAGTGAATATTATGCAAAATTAGAGCCAATTGAAAGTTTTGAAGTAAAATCTTCAGTTAGTGGGAAAGTAATTTTTTCTAACAGTAATATTGAGGGTAAAAAAGCAAAAAATACAAAAGTAATTGAAATAGATTCTTATGTTGATAGAATAGATTTAGAACAATCAAAAATGAAGTTAAAAGCTATTGAAGAGATGATGAAAGTTGAAGAAAAAAACTATAATAGACTTTTAAAAGTTACTTCTAAATCTGGATATGAAAAAGATAATCAAAAAATCAAAGTGATAAATTATCAAGTAACAAAAGCTGATATTGAAATAAAAATTGCAAATTTAAAAGATAGTATAAAAAATAAAAAACTTGTTGAAAAAAACAATTATATTTATAACATAGCAGTTAAAGAGGGAACTTACGTTACGCCAGGGACTTTACTTTATGAATCAAAAGATTTAAGTAAAGGGAAACTAGAGATTTTTGTACCAATTGATGAGATTGAAAAAATACAATCTAAAAAAATATATCTTGATGGTAAAGAAAGTTCTCTAAAAATAAATAAAATATTTAAAGTAGCAGATGAAAAACATATCTCTTCTTATAAAGTTGAAATTGTTATAGATAATCCAAAAGTTTTTTCTAGGTTAGTAAAAGTTGAATTTAAATAA